One Solibacillus sp. R5-41 DNA segment encodes these proteins:
- a CDS encoding alpha/beta fold hydrolase — translation MKKLLVLMGITAVLAGCGDKEQQLKPVTTEQQNNEEGHVLMNEKMLGKWQGEIEIPQMPLEIIINLQKGGGSITVPAQNLTDFPFESVQYKGEEIKILINLAGSVIKIAGKFDGEYINGTFAQNGQTFPVKFKAYEEEVITYEKVQVPVEGGILKVALQMPEQPTGELVIIQAGSGPTNKDGNTVGGGRNNSLKMLAEGLAEKGIASVRFDKRGIGENMALIAKEEDLTIDQLVGDVSDIITFFKQDKRFQEVHLIGHSEGALIMTLAAQNNNVKSLTSLAGTGRRANVRLEEQLKKQLPPNLMQQSQQILEKLLIGERVKTVPVELQSLFRPSVQPYFISWLKYDPKEEIGKVQVPVLIVQGRNDIQVTVEDAELLKAGNSVAKIVYFDEMNHILKETSSNFEQNLASYSNPELPLANGLLDEIIKIIQ, via the coding sequence ATGAAAAAGCTTCTTGTTTTAATGGGGATAACTGCTGTACTTGCAGGGTGTGGAGATAAAGAACAGCAATTGAAACCCGTAACTACTGAACAACAGAATAACGAGGAGGGACACGTGTTAATGAATGAAAAGATGCTGGGAAAATGGCAGGGAGAGATTGAAATTCCACAAATGCCGTTAGAAATTATTATTAACTTACAAAAGGGTGGGGGCTCAATTACTGTACCCGCTCAAAACTTAACTGATTTTCCGTTTGAATCTGTCCAATATAAAGGCGAGGAAATTAAAATCCTAATTAATTTGGCTGGTTCAGTTATAAAAATTGCAGGGAAATTTGATGGTGAGTATATTAACGGTACCTTTGCGCAAAATGGGCAAACATTCCCGGTTAAGTTCAAAGCTTATGAAGAGGAAGTTATAACATATGAAAAGGTTCAAGTTCCCGTAGAAGGTGGAATATTAAAAGTAGCGCTTCAGATGCCAGAGCAACCAACAGGGGAACTTGTGATTATTCAAGCTGGTTCTGGGCCGACGAATAAAGATGGCAATACAGTCGGTGGCGGTAGAAATAATAGTCTAAAAATGTTAGCAGAGGGATTGGCGGAAAAAGGTATTGCATCGGTTCGTTTTGATAAGCGTGGAATAGGTGAAAATATGGCGCTAATCGCGAAAGAAGAAGATCTTACAATAGATCAATTAGTGGGGGATGTAAGTGACATAATCACCTTTTTTAAGCAAGATAAACGTTTCCAAGAAGTTCATTTAATTGGTCATAGTGAAGGTGCTTTAATCATGACGCTAGCAGCCCAAAATAACAATGTAAAATCACTCACATCATTAGCAGGAACGGGACGAAGAGCAAATGTGAGATTAGAAGAACAGTTAAAGAAACAATTACCACCAAATTTAATGCAACAGTCGCAACAAATATTAGAAAAGCTACTAATTGGAGAACGGGTTAAAACGGTGCCAGTTGAGCTTCAAAGCCTCTTCAGACCATCTGTGCAGCCTTATTTCATTTCATGGCTTAAATATGATCCTAAAGAGGAAATAGGCAAAGTCCAAGTGCCTGTATTAATTGTTCAAGGACGAAATGATATTCAAGTGACAGTAGAAGATGCTGAGCTACTAAAAGCGGGAAATTCAGTAGCAAAGATTGTTTATTTTGATGAAATGAATCACATATTAAAGGAGACTTCTAGTAATTTTGAACAAAATTTAGCGAGCTATTCTAACCCCGAGCTTCCATTAGCTAATGGTTTACTAGATGAAATCATAAAAATAATACAATAA
- a CDS encoding alpha/beta fold hydrolase gives MWETNYIETSRGRFEYFVAGNGEPLAITHFYMEFNSRGNLFANPFTEDYKVYLINVRGAANSANVEDDKQLSLQEVIRDLEAIRVALGFEKWAFAGHSTGGMLALQYAIEASESLTKVVAGCTAASNAYASHPNSIYSPNNDNYSRIIEIMELLNDPATLQEERKELDYEWALMSYYSEEKLKSALMRPNSGRTIGRNLDYFRKVEVKNFDLREQLTAIQIPTFVFAGEYDAQCPVEFGIEIANLISNAQLSIFEESNHNPFIEEEEAFKDFVKLTLHR, from the coding sequence ATGTGGGAAACAAATTATATAGAAACAAGTAGAGGGCGTTTTGAATATTTTGTAGCTGGGAATGGCGAGCCATTAGCAATTACTCATTTTTACATGGAATTCAATTCACGAGGAAATTTATTTGCAAATCCATTTACCGAAGATTATAAAGTATATTTAATTAATGTTAGAGGCGCAGCAAATTCTGCTAATGTGGAAGATGATAAACAACTCAGTTTACAAGAAGTGATTCGTGATTTAGAGGCAATTAGAGTGGCCTTAGGATTTGAAAAATGGGCTTTTGCAGGACATTCAACTGGAGGCATGCTTGCGCTACAGTATGCTATTGAAGCATCCGAATCGTTAACTAAGGTAGTAGCTGGATGTACTGCAGCAAGTAACGCGTATGCAAGCCATCCAAACAGTATTTATAGCCCTAATAACGATAATTATTCGCGAATTATTGAAATTATGGAGCTACTTAATGACCCTGCTACATTACAAGAGGAACGCAAGGAATTGGATTACGAATGGGCTTTAATGTCTTATTATTCTGAGGAAAAGCTTAAATCGGCGTTGATGCGTCCAAATAGTGGGCGTACCATTGGAAGAAATCTTGATTATTTTCGAAAAGTTGAAGTTAAAAACTTTGACCTTCGTGAGCAATTAACAGCTATTCAAATTCCAACCTTTGTATTTGCTGGAGAATATGATGCTCAATGTCCTGTAGAATTTGGGATTGAAATCGCTAATTTAATCTCTAATGCTCAATTATCGATTTTTGAAGAATCAAATCATAATCCATTTATTGAGGAAGAAGAGGCATTTAAGGATTTTGTAAAATTAACACTACATCGTTAA
- a CDS encoding KinB-signaling pathway activation protein: MTIRNWFKFSFWALLIGGGVNAIASLIIRWSFFQPYLLNGEIGEFLAAFVWMIFLGFTMSVMAQAGFFAYLTLHQVGVNIFRSLTLWNWIQMLLIIIVLADIIIFRFSPGAETIADWVFYVFLLVVLVGAAVATGLKKVKMTQKPHVLISTIFFMIVVTSLEWIIALMGRQDNIDVYVALLLFPLVAVNAFQILMLPKYNAQSEVDRKKLEERRKARKEVVRTAKA, from the coding sequence GTGACAATACGAAATTGGTTTAAATTTTCCTTTTGGGCATTATTAATTGGCGGTGGAGTGAATGCAATTGCCTCGTTAATAATACGATGGAGCTTCTTTCAACCTTACTTATTAAATGGAGAAATTGGAGAATTTCTTGCTGCATTTGTTTGGATGATTTTCCTCGGGTTTACAATGAGCGTAATGGCGCAGGCAGGATTCTTTGCCTACTTAACATTACACCAAGTTGGCGTAAATATTTTCCGTTCGCTAACATTGTGGAACTGGATTCAAATGTTATTAATTATTATTGTGCTTGCTGATATTATTATTTTCCGTTTTTCCCCAGGCGCGGAAACGATAGCAGACTGGGTATTTTATGTTTTTTTGCTTGTTGTATTAGTTGGGGCAGCCGTTGCAACGGGTTTGAAAAAAGTGAAAATGACACAAAAACCACATGTTTTAATTTCAACAATTTTCTTTATGATTGTAGTTACGTCATTAGAATGGATCATTGCTTTAATGGGACGACAAGATAATATTGATGTATATGTCGCATTATTATTATTCCCACTTGTTGCAGTAAATGCATTCCAAATTTTAATGCTACCTAAATACAATGCGCAATCTGAAGTAGACCGCAAAAAATTAGAAGAACGTCGAAAAGCTCGTAAAGAAGTGGTGAGAACTGCAAAGGCGTAA
- the gerD gene encoding spore germination lipoprotein GerD, translating into MRRYFFLSLMVLFLVSCSDAKTTTLSYEEVKKIMVDAVQTEEGKKAIRQLFEEKSFRELLVLDTEEVKKATEETLLSKEAEEFWKKTFEDPKFKESFAKSMKKQQEDLLKDLLKDSSYQEDLISFFDQPEMQKQLESILKGSKIKKEIEKSVMDTIENPLLQTKWQELIKKSGEAPTSGEKSDSKDSKDSGGGDSAE; encoded by the coding sequence GTGCGGCGTTATTTCTTCCTTAGTCTAATGGTATTATTTCTCGTTAGCTGTAGTGATGCAAAAACAACAACCCTTTCTTATGAAGAAGTGAAGAAGATCATGGTCGATGCAGTACAAACTGAGGAAGGGAAGAAGGCAATTCGTCAATTATTTGAAGAAAAGAGCTTTCGTGAGCTTCTCGTTTTAGATACAGAAGAAGTTAAAAAGGCAACCGAGGAAACGTTACTTTCTAAAGAAGCAGAGGAATTTTGGAAAAAAACTTTTGAAGATCCTAAATTTAAGGAATCCTTCGCAAAAAGCATGAAAAAGCAGCAAGAGGATTTACTGAAGGATTTACTGAAAGATTCCTCCTATCAAGAAGATTTAATTTCCTTTTTCGATCAGCCTGAAATGCAAAAACAGCTGGAGTCCATCTTAAAAGGTTCAAAAATTAAGAAGGAAATTGAAAAGTCTGTAATGGACACAATTGAAAATCCACTCCTTCAAACTAAATGGCAAGAACTCATTAAGAAAAGCGGAGAGGCGCCAACTTCTGGGGAAAAGTCAGATTCTAAAGATAGCAAGGACAGTGGCGGGGGAGACAGTGCCGAGTAG
- a CDS encoding Mrp/NBP35 family ATP-binding protein, whose translation MLNVQKVQELVGQLQDPFLHKSLAETNGITNVSIKEEKMHVSVRLAIAKTNTPEQMTLQMKVVEVLKENGAASVGIRFEELSQEALQAFRGQATEAEAQDILSPLSSVQFISIASGKGGVGKSTVSVNLAVALARLGKKVGLIDADIYGFSVPDMMGVTEMPVVKDNRIYPVERMGVKVISMGFFVENNAPIVWRGPMLGKVLDQFFRDVEWGDLDYLLLDLPPGTGDVALDIHQMLPSSKEIVVTTPHPTAAFVAARAGAMALQTDHEILGVIENMAWYENKDGEKEYIFGQGGGPKLTEELRTKLLGQIPLGQPDWTDEDFAPSIYAAQHPTGKIYLTIAEEVIAQLKK comes from the coding sequence GTGTTAAACGTGCAAAAAGTTCAAGAACTAGTAGGACAATTACAAGATCCGTTTTTACATAAATCCTTAGCAGAAACAAACGGAATAACTAATGTTTCAATTAAAGAAGAAAAAATGCATGTCAGCGTTCGTCTTGCCATTGCTAAAACGAATACGCCAGAACAAATGACACTTCAAATGAAAGTTGTTGAAGTATTAAAAGAAAATGGCGCGGCTTCTGTCGGCATTCGTTTTGAAGAATTATCACAAGAAGCATTACAAGCATTCCGCGGACAAGCAACAGAAGCGGAAGCACAAGATATTTTATCACCATTATCAAGCGTGCAATTTATATCAATTGCTTCAGGTAAGGGCGGCGTAGGGAAATCAACTGTTTCAGTAAATTTAGCAGTTGCGCTTGCTCGTTTAGGTAAAAAAGTTGGCTTAATCGATGCTGACATTTACGGCTTCAGTGTGCCGGACATGATGGGTGTTACAGAAATGCCTGTTGTAAAAGATAATCGTATTTATCCAGTAGAGCGTATGGGGGTAAAAGTAATTTCAATGGGCTTCTTCGTTGAAAATAATGCACCAATTGTATGGCGCGGCCCGATGCTTGGAAAAGTGTTAGATCAATTCTTCCGCGATGTGGAATGGGGCGATTTAGATTATCTTCTATTAGACTTACCACCAGGCACTGGCGATGTGGCATTGGATATTCACCAAATGTTACCGTCATCAAAAGAGATTGTTGTGACAACACCGCACCCAACAGCAGCATTTGTAGCAGCTCGTGCAGGTGCGATGGCATTACAAACAGACCATGAAATTTTAGGTGTTATTGAAAATATGGCATGGTATGAAAATAAAGACGGCGAAAAAGAATATATATTCGGTCAAGGTGGCGGTCCTAAGTTGACAGAAGAATTACGTACTAAGTTATTAGGGCAAATTCCACTAGGTCAGCCAGACTGGACAGATGAAGATTTTGCTCCATCTATTTATGCAGCGCAACATCCGACGGGTAAAATTTACTTAACAATTGCAGAAGAAGTGATTGCACAGTTAAAAAAATAA
- a CDS encoding N-acetylmuramoyl-L-alanine amidase, which produces MRRWLALIFVIFCSMMVVVYETSASDKRFFLPEPLGGLKIVLDAGHGGIDGGASSGEIIEKEITLAITKKVERQLTRLGAEVILTRKTDGDVISEQASNEQNLTNRERKKQDIFLRESLVQSNDPDLFVTIHANAIPNAKWRGAQVFFHKGGHPNSELLAKAVQQSLRETLENTEREALSIKQVYLLKKVDAPAALVETGFISNEEERKLLVTDSYQEKIAFAIARGIENYVNLNID; this is translated from the coding sequence TTGAGGCGTTGGCTTGCATTAATTTTTGTTATTTTTTGCTCGATGATGGTCGTTGTTTATGAAACAAGTGCATCGGATAAACGATTTTTTTTGCCGGAGCCTTTAGGTGGGTTGAAAATTGTATTAGATGCAGGACACGGGGGAATAGATGGGGGCGCATCCAGTGGGGAAATAATTGAGAAAGAAATTACGCTAGCGATTACTAAAAAAGTTGAACGTCAGCTAACACGTTTAGGGGCAGAAGTCATTTTAACGCGTAAAACGGATGGCGATGTGATTAGTGAACAGGCATCGAATGAACAAAACCTTACGAACCGGGAGCGGAAAAAACAAGATATCTTTTTACGCGAATCGCTCGTGCAGTCAAATGATCCGGATTTATTTGTAACGATTCATGCCAATGCGATTCCAAATGCGAAGTGGCGAGGTGCACAAGTATTTTTCCATAAGGGCGGACATCCGAATAGCGAGTTATTAGCTAAAGCGGTCCAGCAATCGTTACGCGAAACACTGGAAAATACAGAACGAGAAGCGCTATCGATTAAACAAGTGTATTTATTGAAAAAGGTAGATGCACCAGCAGCATTAGTTGAAACAGGCTTTATAAGTAATGAAGAAGAGAGAAAATTATTGGTGACAGATAGCTATCAAGAAAAAATAGCCTTTGCCATTGCACGCGGAATTGAAAATTATGTAAACCTAAATATAGACTAA
- a CDS encoding ABC transporter ATP-binding protein: MTKHPGGPPSPMGHPGGRFSGAVVKPKNQKQTLLRIWSYLRLQKVELLSVILIVVISTLLSLVGPFLIGKTIDDYIVKLDVNGAVKMALVLAGVYIASSVLTWVQTFVMIRISQKTIHRLRQQLFEQYQSLPLAFFDKRKQGDLMSRMTNDIENLNAALSQSVIQIVSSFLTIIGTAFALFYLNWVLALVTLIIIPLIVWATKQIIKRSSVNYKERQRKLGILNSYIEETISNADIITLFGNERQGIEEFQEANENLRTSAMRADTISGFMGPINNFMNNLGLSLVIGTGAIMAVTSGLSIGVIASFVTYTRQFFRPINQLSNLLNTFQSAIAGSERVFEILDETQEVADVTNAKVKDKFAGNVTFQNVQFAYEQGKPILHGINFHAQAGETIAIVGPTGSGKTTIIQLLTRFYDATGGRILLDSQPIEHYQMSNVRNHIGVVLQDTYLFSGTVRENIRFGKLDATNEEVEEAAKVAYAHNFIKYLPEQYETVLTSGGLNLSQGQRQLIAIARAILEDPDLLILDEATSSVDTMTEVHIQKGLTNLMKGRTSFVIAHRLKTIENANQILVINEGQIIEQGNHQTLMNKQGFYAALQRQLMA; this comes from the coding sequence ATGACTAAACATCCGGGTGGGCCTCCGTCACCAATGGGACATCCCGGTGGTAGATTTTCAGGAGCGGTTGTAAAACCAAAAAATCAAAAACAAACATTGTTACGCATTTGGAGCTATTTGCGATTGCAAAAAGTCGAGCTCCTAAGCGTCATCTTGATTGTCGTTATTAGCACGCTGTTAAGTTTAGTAGGACCATTTTTAATCGGGAAAACAATTGATGATTATATTGTCAAATTAGATGTAAATGGTGCGGTGAAAATGGCACTCGTTTTAGCAGGCGTTTATATTGCATCATCTGTATTAACATGGGTGCAAACTTTTGTGATGATTCGCATCTCTCAAAAAACGATTCACCGATTACGCCAGCAACTATTTGAACAATATCAATCCTTGCCACTAGCGTTTTTTGATAAGCGTAAGCAAGGTGATTTAATGAGTCGTATGACGAATGATATTGAAAATTTAAACGCAGCGCTTTCACAAAGTGTCATTCAAATCGTTTCTTCCTTTTTAACGATTATTGGTACGGCATTTGCTCTATTTTATTTAAATTGGGTACTTGCTCTTGTAACGCTTATTATTATTCCATTAATCGTTTGGGCGACGAAGCAGATTATTAAGCGGAGTAGTGTAAATTATAAAGAACGTCAGCGTAAATTAGGGATATTGAATAGCTATATAGAAGAAACAATTTCAAATGCTGATATTATTACGTTATTCGGCAATGAAAGGCAAGGTATTGAAGAATTTCAGGAAGCAAATGAAAACTTGCGTACGTCGGCTATGCGCGCGGATACCATTTCGGGCTTTATGGGTCCAATCAATAACTTTATGAATAATTTAGGATTGAGTTTAGTTATTGGTACAGGGGCGATTATGGCTGTAACGAGTGGTCTTTCAATTGGAGTTATTGCGTCATTTGTTACGTATACTCGCCAATTTTTCCGCCCAATTAACCAACTATCAAATTTACTGAATACGTTTCAGTCAGCGATTGCTGGTTCAGAACGTGTTTTTGAAATACTTGATGAAACGCAGGAAGTAGCAGATGTTACAAATGCAAAAGTAAAAGATAAGTTTGCGGGGAATGTCACGTTTCAAAATGTTCAATTTGCCTATGAACAAGGGAAACCCATTTTACATGGTATTAACTTTCATGCCCAAGCGGGAGAAACGATTGCCATTGTCGGTCCAACTGGCTCTGGGAAAACAACAATTATTCAGCTGCTTACGCGTTTTTATGATGCTACAGGCGGACGGATATTGCTAGATAGCCAGCCAATTGAGCATTATCAAATGAGTAATGTACGAAATCACATTGGTGTTGTTTTACAGGATACGTACTTGTTTTCGGGTACAGTCCGTGAGAATATTCGATTCGGTAAGCTTGATGCCACAAATGAAGAAGTAGAAGAAGCGGCTAAAGTTGCGTATGCACATAATTTTATTAAATACTTACCAGAACAGTATGAGACCGTGCTGACTAGTGGCGGGTTGAATTTAAGTCAAGGACAGCGCCAACTTATCGCCATTGCTCGTGCGATTTTAGAAGATCCGGATTTATTGATTTTAGATGAAGCGACTTCAAGTGTCGATACAATGACTGAAGTACACATTCAAAAGGGGCTAACGAATTTGATGAAGGGACGTACAAGCTTTGTCATTGCACACCGTTTAAAGACGATTGAAAATGCCAATCAAATTCTCGTTATCAATGAAGGGCAAATAATCGAACAAGGAAATCATCAAACTTTAATGAACAAACAAGGCTTTTATGCTGCATTGCAACGTCAGCTAATGGCTTGA